One window from the genome of Hevea brasiliensis isolate MT/VB/25A 57/8 unplaced genomic scaffold, ASM3005281v1 Scaf226, whole genome shotgun sequence encodes:
- the LOC131176696 gene encoding beta-glucosidase 18-like has protein sequence MKKACFVLVLFLSLIALMIERCSCLDRSQFPPSFLFGTATSSYQIEGAYLEGNKGLSNWDVFTHVSGTNTADGSNGDVADDHYHLFLDDIELMHSLGVNSYRFSISWVRILPKGRFGEINSEGITFYNKLIDALLLKGIEPVVTLHHFDVPQELEDRYGAWLSSQIQDDFGYFADICFQAFGDRVKHWITLNEANMAAQYGYYSGIWPPNRCSYPVGKCKAGNSELEPYIAAHNMILAHATATEIYRKKYQEKQGGKIGIVLHIYWYEPLRDIPADRVAAQRALGFIAAWFMDPIMFGEYPPEMQQIVGLRLPTFSVEDKRKLANKLDFIGINHYSTLYAKDCLLTPCNYHDDLLKDTFTYGTGEKDGVLIGEPTAMPTFYVVPNSMEKTIMYFKDRYNNTPMYITENGYAQPSSKNIEDMLNDVNRLEYMQGYLTSLVSAIRNGADVRGYFHWSLIDNFEWTYGYTISFGLYHVDRRTMQRTPKRSAKWFQHFLKNESGFFLA, from the exons ATGAAGAAAGCCTGTTTTGTGTTGGTTCTCTTCCTATCATTAATAGCGTTGATGATAGAGAGGTGTTCATGTTTGGACCGTAGCCAATTCCCTCCTTCTTTTCTCTTTGGTACCGCAACTTCTTCTTATCAG ATTGAAGGAGCATACTTGGAAGGCAACAAAGGCCTAAGCAATTGGGATGTATTTACTCACGTATCTGGTACAAATACTGCGGATGGAAGCAATGGGGATGTAGCTGATGATCACTATCATCTATTTTTG GACGACATAGAGTTAATGCATTCCCTTGGAGTAAATTCATATAGATTTTCGATTTCATGGGTCAGAATTCTTCCAA AGGGTAGATTTGGAGAGATCAATTCTGAAGGAATTACATTTTACAATAAGCTTATTGATGCTCTTTTGCTCAAAG GAATAGAACCAGTTGTTACCTTGCATCATTTTGATGTTCCTCAAGAACTAGAAGATCGATACGGCGCTTGGCTAAGTTCTCAAATACA GGATGATTTCGGCTACTTCGCAGATATCTGCTTCCAAGCTTTTGGAGACAGAGTCAAACATTGGATTACACTCAATGAAGCTAACATGGCAGCCCAATATGGCTACTACAGTGGAATATGGCCACCAAATCGATGCTCTTACCCTGTAGGCAAATGTAAAGCTGGGAACTCTGAGTTAGAGCCTTACATTGCTGCACATAATATGATATTAGCGCATGCCACAGCAACTGAAATTTACCGGAAGAAGTATCAG GAAAAACAAGGAGGAAAAATTGGCATTGTATTACATATCTACTGGTATGAGCCATTGAGAGATATTCCAGCCGATCGTGTGGCTGCTCAACGAGCTTTAGGTTTCATTGCCGCATG GTTTATGGATCCCATTATGTTTGGAGAGTATCCGCCAGAGATGCAACAGATTGTAGGTCTAAGGCTACCAACATTTTCAGTGGAGGATAAGAGGAAACTAGCAAACAAATTGGATTTCATTGGAATCAACCATTATAGCACCCTCTATGCAAAGGATTGTTTGTTGACACCATGCAATTATCATGATGATTTACTTAAAGATACCTTTACTTATGGAACTGGAGAGAAAGATGGAGTTCTTATAGGAGAGCCA ACAGCAATGCCTACCTTCTATGTTGTTCCAAATAGCATGGAGAAGACAATCATGTACTTCAAAGATAGATACAACAACACGCCCATGTACATCACAGAAAATG GATATGCACAGCCTAGCAGCAAAAACATTGAAGATATGCTCAATGACGTGAACAGGTTAGAGTACATGCAGGGTTACCTCACTTCTTTGGTTTCGGCAATTAG GAATGGAGCAGATGTGAGAGGCTACTTCCATTGGTCTCTGATCGACAATTTTGAGTGGACTTATGGTTATACAATAAGCTTCGGATTGTATCATGTAGACCGCAGAACAATGCAAAGAACACCAAAGAGATCAGCCAAATGGTTCCAGCATTTCTTGAAAAATGAATCTGGTTTTTTTCTTGCCtaa